One window of Nocardia sp. NBC_00508 genomic DNA carries:
- a CDS encoding NUDIX hydrolase — MTDEDNQFARARLAAGALFVRGDSVLLVHKTYGNGWDIPGGYLEPGEAPAAACHREVHEELGIDRAPKRLLVHDWAPTPADRDKVLYVFDCGDLGDEQAIQLQASELDRWKWVPVAELDDYAIPRLARRLRQAHAAHTQGHTAYLEHGEPAP; from the coding sequence ATGACAGACGAGGACAATCAGTTCGCTCGCGCCCGATTGGCCGCGGGCGCACTGTTCGTGCGCGGCGACAGCGTGCTGCTGGTGCACAAGACATACGGCAACGGCTGGGACATTCCAGGCGGCTACTTGGAGCCAGGCGAGGCGCCCGCTGCGGCCTGCCACCGCGAAGTCCATGAGGAACTCGGGATCGACCGCGCTCCAAAGCGATTGCTCGTTCATGACTGGGCGCCGACCCCTGCCGATCGCGACAAGGTCCTCTATGTGTTCGACTGCGGCGACCTCGGCGACGAGCAAGCCATCCAGCTTCAGGCATCCGAACTCGACCGCTGGAAATGGGTTCCGGTCGCCGAGCTCGATGACTACGCAATCCCACGGCTCGCCCGTCGGCTGCGACAGGCCCATGCCGCCCATACCCAGGGCCACACTGCCTACCTCGAGCATGGTGAGCCCGCACCTTGA